The Ornithinimicrobium sufpigmenti genome includes the window CGGCGCAGCGCCTTGCTGGCCAGCGGGAAGTCGACCAGCTCACCGGCCCGCGTCTCGGGGTGCGGCAGGGACCAGTGCGGCACCTCGTAGCCGGCGGCCTGGCAGACGCTGGAGGAGCCGACCGGGCTGTGCGCCAGGCGCGGGTTGAGCGGGTCGTTGATCGTCTCGACCGCGTCCCCGAGGCGCACCTCGAGCTGGTACTCCACCCGGCTCTGCGCCGGCAGCTCGATCGTGACGTACCACAGCGAGGTGCCCTCCACCCGCCGCATCGGCACGTGCTGCGGCTGGTTGACGATGCGGTGCAGCACGGCGACCGCGTCCACCTCGCCCCGGAAGAGGAAGGTGCACCGCGAGCCCTCGACGATCGGCACCTCGCGCTCGTGCAGGAAGCCGTCGACCGCCGCCTCGTCGAGGTTCGGGCGGGTGCGTAGCTCGTTGACCGCCAGCTTGCCCTTGTGGCGGGGCGGGGTGGGGTATGGCGTGGACAGCAGGTTCATCCGGTCGCCTCCCGGGCTTCCCCGGACTCCTCGGCACGCGGGTCGTGGCCGACTTTCCCGGCCGCCCGGGCCTCCCGGTCGTGCCGGACGATCGTGCCGTCGTGGTCGACGACCCGGGCACCGGTCGGCACCTCGCCGCCCGCGGTCAGCGTCACCTGGGCGCCCGGGTCGAGCAGCAGGGGCAGGCGGGGGTCGCAGCGCTGGGCCAGGACCGCCATCCGCCTGCGGTCCTTGACCTCCAGCCGGGCGGTGGCGTTGGGCAGCGCGACCAGGCCCCTGGTCAGCGCCAGCCCGTCCATGAGCACCTCGGAGACACCGGGGGCCACGACCGCGTCGTCGTAGAAGAGCACCACCCGCTCCGTCAGCGCCATCGCGCCGGCGCCCCAGGCGATGATCGGCCGGTAGAGCGTCGGCGCGGGGTCCGGGTCGTCGGCCGTCTCGGGCGTGGGGGCGGCGAGCGCGGGCGCGAGGTTGGCGATGTGCAGGGAGCCGAGCAGGACCCCGACGTGGCCGCCCGGGATGACGACGGCGTCGCAGTCGGCGATCCGGCGACCGACCAGGAAGCGGGCCTCGACGACGGCCGGCCGGTGCTCGGGCTCGTGGGTGGCGTAGAACTCCAGGTGCACCTCCTCGACCCGCTTCCGGTGCCGGTCGTCCATGTCCCGCATGATCGCCAGGATGTCGTCGGAGGCCATCTGCATCACCCGCTCGTCGCGGGACTCCCGGGCGCGGATCTCGCGCAGCGCCTCGGCCGCCTTCTGCAGGCCGAGGACGTAGAGCTCCTGCATCTCGGTGAGCACCTGGCGCCGCCTCCGGTCCGCGGCCTCCAGCTCGGGGTCGGCCTCCCACAGCTGCTGCAGCAACCGCCACAGGCGCAGGTTGACGGTGTTGCCGCCGAGCTCGGCGTTCAGGACCTCGTCCTCCCCCTCCCGGTCCTGCCAGCCCGCGGTGATGGTCGCGAACCGGCACCCCTCCAGCTCCAGGGAGCGCACCACGTCCGCCAGGTGAGGCTCGCGCTGCGGGCCGAGCAGCGTGATGCGGGGCTCAGCCGGCATACACGTGCACCATGCGACCTACGTCGTCGAGCATCTGGCGGAGCGTGTCGAAGTCGGGGTGCCGCATCCGGATCCAGGCATTGGCCATGTAGCCCGCCGCCACGGGCTGGGTGCCGGTGCCGGGGCTGGGGATGTGGGCGTCGATGATCCACCGGCCGTAACGGTTCTCGACGTCCTGGAGCCCGCTGTAGCCGTGGATCACGCCGTCCTGCTCCGGGCGCAGGGCGATGATGCCAGCGCTGTGGCTGCGGCTGGGCCGCTGGCTGACCCGGCCGTGCACGATGGCCTCCGCCCACGCGGCATACACGTCCATGTCGTTGGCGGCGTTGTAGAGGTCCCAGCAGCCCACCCCGGGAGGGCGGGCGCCGATCTCGGAGAACTTCAGCCCCTTGGGTCCGTGGAACCACTCCATGTGGGTGGCGGAGGTGCCGATGCCCAGGGCGGCGCCGACCCGGCGGCCCATCTCCCGGATCTCCTCGTAGAGCCCACCGCCGTCGATGCGGTTGGTGGCCACGAACTGGGGGCTGATCCAGCGGGTCCGCATGGCCTCCAGGACGCCGGGGAAGTAGTGGGAGACGAAGTCGAGCTCGATGCGTCCGTCGATGGTGATGGTGTCGTAGAATCCCTCGTGGCCGGAGATGAACTCCTCCACCGCGATCGAGCGGTAGTTGCCCATCGAGGACAGCGCAGCGGCCATCTCGGTGTCATTGTCGACCCGGACCGTGTCGGCCGCGCCGGCGGCGTCCCGGGGCTTGAGGATGAGCGGGTAGCCGACCTGGCGGGCGAAGTCCCAGACCTGCTCGGCCGAGTCGGCGCCGGTGGAGGCCGCGGTCGGCACGCCGGCCCGGCGCAGGGCCTCCTTCATCGAGGGCTTGTCGCGGCACAGCCAGGTGGTGTGCACGGACGTGCCCGGTATGCCGAGCGCCTCCCGCACCTGCGCGGCCACCAGCTGGTGGGCCTCGATGGTGGACTCCAGCCGGTCGACCCAGACGCTGCCCTGGATCCGGCGGACGGTCTCGGTCATCTCCCCCAGGTTGGTGACCGATCCGACGTGCTCGTAGTGGACCATCCAGCTCTTCAGCTCGTCGTCCAGGTAGTCCCAGGGGGTCTCACCGATGCCGATGACGTTGGCCCCCGCCTGGGCCAGCACCCGCGGAAACTCGCGCTGGTTCCGCGGGAAGTGCGGCTCGACGAAGACGATGTTCACGGTCCAGAGCCTGCCACAATCCGGCCCGGACCGTCAGGTGCTCCGACGCGCCAGCTCGTCGAAGCCGCGGGCGACGACCTCGGCGTAGACGTGCATGCCGGCGATGTCCGGGTGGACGCGGTCGGTCTGCAGGTCCTGCGGGCGCTCGCTGATGGTTTCCGACCAGCGGCCGACGACGGCGTTGGGGTAGTCCGCGACCACGTCCTCGATGATCTGGTTGGAGGGGTCGGTGAAGGAGGCCTGCACGAAGAGGTTCATCACCACGATGTT containing:
- a CDS encoding ATP-grasp domain-containing protein, which codes for MNIVFVEPHFPRNQREFPRVLAQAGANVIGIGETPWDYLDDELKSWMVHYEHVGSVTNLGEMTETVRRIQGSVWVDRLESTIEAHQLVAAQVREALGIPGTSVHTTWLCRDKPSMKEALRRAGVPTAASTGADSAEQVWDFARQVGYPLILKPRDAAGAADTVRVDNDTEMAAALSSMGNYRSIAVEEFISGHEGFYDTITIDGRIELDFVSHYFPGVLEAMRTRWISPQFVATNRIDGGGLYEEIREMGRRVGAALGIGTSATHMEWFHGPKGLKFSEIGARPPGVGCWDLYNAANDMDVYAAWAEAIVHGRVSQRPSRSHSAGIIALRPEQDGVIHGYSGLQDVENRYGRWIIDAHIPSPGTGTQPVAAGYMANAWIRMRHPDFDTLRQMLDDVGRMVHVYAG